In Synechococcus sp. KORDI-52, one genomic interval encodes:
- a CDS encoding SulP family inorganic anion transporter, whose translation MALIHGLHQRNIRGDLLGGLTAAVVALPLALAFGNAALGPGGAIYGLYGAIVTGFLAALLGGTPSQVSGPTGPMSVTVAGIVSSLAAMGISRDLTAGEMLPLVMAAVVIGGVFEALLGVLRLGRFITLVPYSVVSGFMSGIGFIILVLQLGPFIGVSTRGGVVGSLHSLISSPSWNPAALAVGLMTLAVVFLTPMRIRQWVPTPLLALLLVTPLSLVLFNDNRLMELGLEPIARIGAIPEGGLQLALPDFSRHVPELVKAGLVLALLGAIDSLLTSLVADNITQTNHDSNRELIGQGIANTAAGFLSGLPGAGATMRTVINIKSGGQTPWSGMTHSLVLLLVLLGAGPLAAQIPTALLAGILIKVGLDIIDWGFLLRAHRLSVKTAALMYAVLLMTVFWDLIWGVLVGMFVANLLTVDSITRSQLEGMEEDNPADPTDALHASLSPEEEALILRCGKALMLFRLRGPLSFGAAKGISARMGLIQSYRVLILDLTDVPRIGITATLAIERMVEEARAAGRSLFIAGANKTLEQRLRQFGVEGVLRPSRLAALQEAAQLI comes from the coding sequence ATGGCACTGATTCACGGTCTGCATCAGCGCAACATCCGAGGCGACCTGCTCGGAGGATTGACGGCAGCCGTGGTCGCGTTGCCCCTCGCCCTGGCCTTCGGCAATGCCGCCCTGGGGCCAGGCGGTGCCATTTACGGCCTCTATGGCGCCATCGTCACCGGATTCCTGGCAGCCCTGCTTGGGGGGACTCCCTCCCAGGTGAGCGGACCCACCGGACCGATGAGCGTCACCGTGGCGGGGATTGTGTCCAGCCTGGCCGCCATGGGCATCAGTCGTGACCTCACGGCCGGCGAGATGCTGCCGTTGGTGATGGCTGCAGTGGTGATCGGTGGGGTGTTTGAAGCCCTGCTCGGGGTGCTGCGGCTGGGGCGCTTCATCACCCTGGTGCCCTACTCGGTGGTCTCCGGCTTCATGTCGGGAATAGGTTTCATCATCCTGGTGCTCCAGCTTGGCCCCTTCATCGGGGTAAGCACCCGGGGTGGCGTCGTTGGATCCCTGCACTCGCTGATCAGCTCCCCCAGCTGGAATCCAGCCGCGCTCGCCGTTGGATTGATGACCCTTGCGGTGGTGTTCCTGACTCCCATGCGGATCCGTCAGTGGGTGCCAACGCCTCTGCTGGCCCTACTGCTTGTGACTCCTCTCTCGCTGGTGCTGTTCAATGACAACCGGCTGATGGAGCTGGGCCTTGAGCCCATCGCCCGGATCGGAGCGATCCCCGAAGGAGGATTGCAACTGGCGCTTCCCGACTTCAGCAGGCACGTGCCGGAGCTGGTGAAAGCCGGCCTGGTTCTCGCCTTGCTTGGGGCCATCGACTCGTTGCTCACCTCCCTGGTGGCCGACAACATCACCCAGACCAACCACGACTCCAACCGTGAACTGATCGGCCAGGGCATTGCCAACACAGCGGCCGGGTTTCTCTCGGGCCTTCCCGGTGCCGGAGCCACGATGCGGACGGTGATCAACATCAAATCCGGGGGGCAGACGCCCTGGTCGGGCATGACCCATTCCCTGGTGCTGCTGCTCGTGCTGCTGGGGGCAGGCCCCCTCGCGGCACAGATCCCCACGGCGCTGCTGGCGGGGATCCTGATCAAAGTCGGCCTCGACATCATCGACTGGGGTTTTCTGCTCCGCGCCCATCGCCTGTCGGTGAAAACGGCCGCCCTGATGTATGCCGTGTTGTTGATGACGGTGTTCTGGGACCTGATCTGGGGGGTCCTGGTGGGGATGTTCGTGGCCAACCTGTTGACCGTGGATTCGATCACGCGGTCCCAGCTGGAGGGAATGGAGGAGGACAACCCTGCCGATCCCACCGATGCACTGCACGCCAGCCTCTCCCCAGAAGAAGAGGCCCTGATCCTGCGCTGCGGCAAGGCCCTGATGCTGTTCCGCCTGCGTGGCCCTCTCAGCTTTGGGGCCGCCAAAGGCATCAGCGCACGGATGGGGTTGATCCAGAGTTACAGGGTGCTGATCCTTGACCTGACCGATGTTCCCCGCATCGGGATCACCGCAACCCTGGCGATAGAGCGCATGGTGGAAGAAGCACGAGCAGCGGGTCGCAGCCTGTTCATCGCCGGAGCCAACAAGACCCTCGAACAACGGCTGCGGCAATTCGGTGTGGAGGGTGTGCTCCGGCCCTCCAGGCTGGCAGCCTTGCAGGAGGCCGCTCAGCTGATCTGA
- a CDS encoding endonuclease MutS2 produces the protein MNPPVASPPTATDLSQGADRAQQETLELLEWHRVCDHLSGFASTGMGRDAARVQPLPASLDESKQRLAETVEMAVLDDLTEGGLSFRGVQNLEPVVLRCSKGGVASGEELLAVAETLAAARRLRRQIDDPELRPVCTALIETMVTLPELEQRLKFALEEGGRVADRASSALSALRHQWNGLRQERRDKLQELLRRLAPSLQDSVIAERHGRPVLAVKAGAVSQVPGQVHDSSASGSTLFVEPRSVLTMGNKLVELESRIRDEERKVLAELSALVAEEASSINQVVVVLRALDLALARGRYGRWLGGVEPKLEPAAEAPFCLSGLRHPLLVWQHKRADGPPVIPISVEVSPELRVVAITGPNTGGKTVTLKSIGLAALMARAGMLLPCSGQPTLPWCAQVLADIGDEQSLQQSLSTFSGHVKRIGRILEALQRGSAPALVLLDEVGAGTDPSEGTALATALLKALADRARLTIATTHFGELKALKYDDARFENASVAFNPETLSPTYELLWGIPGRSNALAIATRLGLDSDVLHQAQQLLAPGGDGEVNSVIRGLEEQRQRQQAAAEDAAALLARTELLHEELLQRWQKQKQQTAQRQEQGRQRLEQSIRQGQKEVRTLIRRLRDERADGETARRAGQRLRSLEDHHRPTPERRAPKPGWRPAVGDRVRLLALGKAADVLAITDDGLQLTVRCGVMRTTVELTAVESLDGRKPEPPPKPVVKVQARSAGGGGAQVRTSRNTLDVRGMRVHEAEAAVEECLRNANGPVWVIHGIGTGKLKRGLRAWLDTVPYVERVTDADQGDGGPGCSVVWVR, from the coding sequence ATGAACCCCCCGGTGGCATCCCCTCCAACTGCAACTGACTTGAGTCAAGGGGCGGATCGGGCTCAGCAGGAAACCCTTGAACTGCTGGAGTGGCATCGGGTCTGCGACCATCTCAGCGGCTTTGCCAGCACCGGCATGGGTCGTGATGCGGCCCGGGTGCAACCGCTGCCCGCCAGCCTGGACGAGTCCAAACAACGCCTTGCCGAGACCGTTGAAATGGCGGTGCTCGATGACCTCACTGAGGGGGGGCTCAGTTTCCGCGGCGTGCAGAACCTCGAGCCCGTGGTGCTGCGCTGCAGCAAGGGAGGGGTGGCCTCCGGCGAAGAGCTGCTGGCCGTGGCGGAAACGTTGGCAGCAGCCCGTCGCCTGCGCCGTCAGATCGACGACCCCGAGCTGCGCCCGGTGTGTACCGCGTTGATTGAAACGATGGTGACGCTGCCGGAGTTGGAGCAGCGGCTCAAATTTGCCCTCGAAGAGGGCGGCCGCGTCGCTGATCGCGCCAGCTCGGCGTTGTCGGCGCTGCGGCATCAATGGAACGGTCTGCGCCAGGAGCGTCGCGACAAACTTCAGGAATTGCTGCGGCGCCTGGCACCTTCCCTGCAGGACAGTGTGATCGCCGAGCGTCATGGCCGTCCTGTTCTGGCGGTGAAGGCCGGTGCGGTGAGCCAGGTGCCGGGTCAGGTCCACGACAGTTCGGCCTCAGGCAGCACCCTCTTCGTGGAACCCCGCTCGGTGCTCACCATGGGCAACAAGCTGGTGGAGCTGGAGTCCCGCATCCGGGATGAGGAACGCAAGGTGTTGGCGGAGCTGAGTGCTCTGGTGGCTGAAGAGGCGTCTTCCATCAACCAGGTGGTGGTCGTGCTGCGCGCGCTTGATCTTGCGCTGGCCCGCGGGCGTTACGGTCGCTGGCTTGGCGGCGTCGAGCCGAAGCTTGAGCCGGCAGCGGAGGCTCCGTTTTGTCTGTCAGGCCTGCGGCACCCGCTGTTGGTGTGGCAGCACAAGCGCGCGGATGGTCCGCCCGTCATTCCCATTTCGGTGGAGGTGTCTCCGGAGCTGCGGGTGGTGGCGATCACCGGGCCCAACACCGGTGGCAAAACGGTCACCCTGAAAAGCATCGGCCTCGCTGCACTGATGGCGCGCGCCGGCATGCTCTTGCCCTGTTCAGGCCAACCCACCTTGCCCTGGTGTGCCCAGGTGCTCGCGGACATCGGAGATGAGCAATCCCTTCAGCAGAGCCTGTCCACCTTCAGCGGCCATGTGAAGCGCATCGGGCGCATTCTTGAGGCGCTGCAGCGCGGCAGTGCCCCTGCCCTGGTGCTGCTGGATGAGGTGGGTGCTGGAACGGATCCCAGCGAGGGAACGGCGCTGGCCACGGCTCTGCTCAAGGCTCTTGCCGATCGAGCCCGGCTCACAATTGCCACCACCCACTTCGGTGAACTCAAGGCCCTCAAATACGACGACGCTCGTTTTGAGAATGCCTCTGTTGCCTTCAATCCTGAGACGTTATCCCCCACCTACGAATTGCTGTGGGGAATTCCGGGACGCAGCAATGCGCTGGCGATCGCGACGCGCCTGGGGCTCGATTCGGATGTGCTTCACCAGGCCCAGCAGCTTCTGGCTCCAGGGGGCGACGGTGAGGTGAACAGTGTGATCCGCGGCTTGGAGGAGCAACGGCAGCGCCAGCAGGCCGCGGCAGAAGACGCTGCAGCACTCCTGGCACGCACGGAGCTGCTGCACGAGGAGTTGCTGCAGCGCTGGCAGAAGCAAAAGCAGCAGACCGCGCAACGTCAGGAGCAGGGGCGTCAACGCTTGGAGCAGTCGATCCGTCAGGGCCAGAAGGAAGTTCGCACGTTGATTCGCCGTCTGCGGGATGAGCGCGCGGATGGGGAAACCGCGCGGCGGGCTGGGCAACGGTTGCGCAGCCTGGAGGACCATCACCGTCCCACCCCTGAACGGCGGGCACCCAAGCCAGGCTGGCGTCCGGCAGTGGGCGATCGCGTGCGCTTGCTGGCCCTCGGCAAGGCTGCAGATGTGTTGGCCATCACCGATGACGGCCTTCAGCTGACGGTCCGTTGCGGGGTGATGCGCACCACGGTGGAACTGACGGCGGTGGAAAGCCTGGATGGGCGTAAGCCCGAGCCGCCTCCAAAGCCGGTGGTGAAGGTGCAAGCCCGTTCAGCCGGTGGCGGTGGTGCACAGGTGCGCACCAGTCGCAACACCCTTGATGTGCGGGGCATGCGGGTGCATGAGGCTGAAGCGGCGGTTGAGGAATGCCTGCGCAATGCCAATGGCCCGGTTTGGGTGATCCATGGCATTGGCACGGGAAAGCTCAAGCGCGGCCTGCGCGCCTGGCTGGACACGGTGCCCTACGTGGAACGGGTGACCGATGCTGATCAGGGGGACGGCGGACCAGGCTGCAGCGTTGTCTGGGTGCGCTGA
- a CDS encoding DnaJ C-terminal domain-containing protein — MAGSGYKDYFQVLGVDRSADANAIKKAFRSLARQYHPDVNPGDAQAEARFKEISEAYEVLSDPEKRRRYEQFGQYWNQAGGMGGGAAPGMDVDFGRYGNFDDFINDLLGRFGGPGGGFQGGGFPGGGFPGGGFAGGGFPRGAQASRAPVNLDAEASVNVSFAEAFRGGERSLSVNNERVQVRIPAGVKNGSRLRLKGKGNLQPGTGRRGDLYLNLKVQEHSIWRLESDQLRADLPVSLDELALGGMVSVMTPDGEAQVSIPAGTAPGRSLRLKGKGWPTKTGRGDLLLTLTLAMPPSWSDEERRLLEQLRAKRTDHPRQEWLRSASL; from the coding sequence ATGGCAGGCAGCGGATACAAGGATTATTTCCAGGTGCTCGGTGTGGATCGCAGCGCCGATGCCAATGCCATAAAAAAAGCTTTTCGCAGCCTTGCGCGCCAATATCACCCTGACGTCAACCCTGGTGATGCTCAGGCTGAAGCGCGGTTCAAGGAGATCAGTGAGGCCTATGAAGTGCTTTCCGATCCCGAGAAACGGCGTCGGTACGAGCAATTTGGCCAGTACTGGAATCAGGCCGGCGGCATGGGCGGAGGAGCAGCACCCGGCATGGATGTCGACTTCGGTCGGTACGGCAATTTCGATGATTTCATCAACGACCTGTTAGGCCGTTTCGGTGGACCAGGCGGTGGCTTTCAGGGGGGTGGTTTCCCGGGAGGTGGATTCCCTGGCGGTGGATTCGCAGGAGGTGGTTTCCCCCGTGGTGCCCAGGCTTCACGAGCTCCGGTGAATCTCGATGCCGAGGCTTCGGTGAATGTGAGCTTTGCGGAGGCCTTTCGCGGTGGTGAACGCAGCCTCTCTGTGAACAACGAACGCGTTCAGGTGCGCATTCCTGCTGGGGTGAAGAACGGCTCGCGGCTGCGGTTGAAGGGCAAGGGCAACCTGCAACCGGGAACCGGACGGCGCGGCGATCTCTATCTCAACCTCAAAGTTCAGGAGCACTCGATCTGGCGGCTGGAGTCGGATCAGCTGCGGGCCGATCTGCCCGTGAGCCTCGATGAACTGGCCCTTGGCGGCATGGTCTCGGTGATGACGCCCGATGGTGAGGCGCAGGTGAGCATCCCGGCCGGCACCGCCCCTGGCCGCAGCCTGCGGCTGAAGGGCAAAGGCTGGCCGACGAAGACAGGTCGCGGTGATCTTTTGCTCACACTGACGTTGGCCATGCCGCCCTCGTGGAGTGACGAGGAGCGTCGCTTGCTCGAGCAGTTGCGTGCCAAGCGCACGGACCATCCACGTCAAGAGTGGCTTCGTTCGGCGTCCCTCTGA
- a CDS encoding glycoside hydrolase family 13 protein — protein sequence MAATTPFSDPPAWVADAVLYQIFPDRFRRSGRVDAQRHLALKPWGADPREEGFQGGDLYGVIDALDGLQAMGITCLYLTPIFSSAANHRYHAYDYFEVDPLLGGNAALRDLIDAVHRRGMKLVLDGVFNHCGRGFWAFHHVVENGADSPYRDWFHVHRWPLQPYPAPGEDCGYDGWWALPDLPKFNHANPGVREHLLAVGRHWLEQGIDGWRLDVPAEVPADFWVEFRQMVRSTNTEAWIVGEVWGDATTWLQGDHFDGVMNYRLGWSSICWAAAEALRRDYRNSDYPLDPLDGEALLAIWTTTTRSYREVVNRAQMNLLDSHDVPRALHSLNNDLAALKLALLLLFLNPGAPCVYYGTEAALAGGPEPGPSSGPGPACREAYPWDVPWSADLRSFIQSLAELRCAHGVLRREGLCWSAQGADVLEGVADGLRVVINRSRTIFVPLTVETGSPIVWTLGTVDSRVGPQSAVILGA from the coding sequence TTGGCAGCGACCACGCCGTTTAGCGATCCCCCCGCCTGGGTGGCGGATGCGGTGCTTTACCAGATTTTTCCTGATCGTTTTCGCCGCAGTGGGAGGGTCGATGCGCAGCGCCATCTCGCCCTGAAGCCCTGGGGAGCGGACCCTCGCGAGGAGGGATTCCAGGGCGGGGATCTCTACGGCGTCATCGATGCTCTCGATGGGCTTCAAGCCATGGGCATCACCTGCCTCTATCTCACGCCGATCTTCAGTTCAGCCGCCAACCATCGCTATCACGCCTACGACTACTTCGAGGTGGACCCCCTGCTGGGGGGCAATGCAGCACTCAGGGACCTGATCGATGCCGTGCATCGGCGCGGCATGAAGTTGGTTCTGGATGGGGTGTTCAACCACTGCGGCCGCGGCTTTTGGGCCTTTCATCACGTGGTGGAGAACGGTGCGGATTCGCCCTACCGGGATTGGTTCCATGTGCACCGTTGGCCCCTGCAGCCCTATCCCGCCCCAGGCGAGGACTGCGGTTACGACGGCTGGTGGGCCTTGCCGGATCTGCCCAAGTTCAACCACGCCAATCCAGGGGTTCGGGAGCACCTGTTGGCGGTGGGCCGTCACTGGCTCGAGCAGGGAATTGATGGTTGGCGTCTTGACGTTCCTGCCGAGGTCCCGGCCGACTTCTGGGTGGAGTTTCGGCAGATGGTGCGATCCACCAACACGGAGGCTTGGATTGTTGGAGAGGTGTGGGGGGATGCGACCACGTGGCTACAGGGGGACCACTTCGATGGCGTGATGAATTACCGGCTGGGTTGGAGCAGCATTTGTTGGGCCGCCGCTGAAGCGTTGCGGCGGGACTACCGCAATTCCGACTACCCCCTCGACCCCCTGGATGGTGAGGCTCTATTGGCCATCTGGACGACAACGACGCGTTCCTACCGGGAAGTGGTGAACAGGGCCCAGATGAACCTGCTGGACAGCCATGACGTGCCACGGGCCCTTCACAGCCTCAACAACGACCTGGCGGCCCTGAAGTTGGCCCTGCTGCTGCTCTTCCTCAACCCGGGGGCACCATGCGTTTATTACGGGACCGAAGCTGCTCTGGCGGGTGGCCCTGAACCGGGCCCCTCCAGCGGTCCTGGACCGGCCTGCCGTGAGGCCTATCCCTGGGATGTTCCCTGGTCCGCTGATCTCCGCTCGTTCATTCAATCCCTCGCAGAACTCCGCTGTGCCCATGGGGTCTTGCGCAGGGAGGGTCTGTGCTGGTCAGCCCAAGGGGCTGACGTGCTTGAGGGAGTTGCGGATGGCCTGCGGGTCGTGATCAACCGCAGTCGCACCATCTTTGTGCCGTTGACGGTTGAAACCGGCAGTCCGATTGTTTGGACTTTGGGAACTGTCGATAGCCGGGTTGGACCGCAATCGGCCGTCATTCTGGGGGCGTAA
- the hemB gene encoding porphobilinogen synthase encodes MELTYRPRRLRRTPALRAMVREHSLSAADFIYPLFVHEGAEVEPIAAMPGASRWSLAALTGEVQRAYDLGVRCIVLFPKVSEGLKTEDGAECFNANGLIPRAIRQIKEAIPEMAIMTDVALDPYSCDGHDGIVSQDGVVLNDETIELLCKQAVVQAEAGADLIGPSDMMDGRVGAIREALDDEGFEHVGIISYTAKYSSAYYGPFREALDSAPRAAGSKPIPKNKDTYQMDPANAREAITEAQLDEQEGADIMMVKPGLAYLDIIHRLREESELPIAAYNVSGEYSMVKAAAERGWIDEKAVVLETLLSFKRAGADLILTYHACDAAAWLKEA; translated from the coding sequence ATGGAGCTCACCTACCGCCCCCGTCGTCTGCGGCGTACGCCCGCCCTACGCGCCATGGTGCGTGAGCACAGCCTCTCGGCTGCAGACTTCATCTACCCCCTCTTTGTGCATGAAGGCGCTGAGGTGGAGCCGATCGCTGCCATGCCTGGTGCCAGCCGTTGGAGCCTGGCGGCCCTCACCGGCGAAGTGCAGCGTGCTTACGACCTGGGAGTGCGTTGCATCGTTCTGTTCCCCAAGGTGTCTGAGGGGCTGAAGACCGAAGACGGGGCCGAATGTTTCAACGCCAATGGACTGATCCCGCGGGCGATCCGCCAGATCAAGGAAGCCATCCCCGAGATGGCGATCATGACTGACGTCGCCCTGGATCCCTACTCCTGCGATGGTCATGACGGGATTGTCAGCCAGGACGGTGTCGTCCTCAACGACGAGACGATTGAACTGCTGTGCAAGCAGGCCGTTGTGCAGGCTGAAGCAGGCGCTGATCTGATCGGCCCCAGCGACATGATGGACGGCCGGGTCGGTGCCATCCGGGAAGCCCTCGACGATGAAGGCTTTGAACATGTGGGCATCATCAGCTACACGGCGAAGTACTCCTCCGCGTACTACGGACCCTTCCGTGAGGCTCTCGACTCCGCCCCGCGTGCCGCCGGCAGCAAGCCGATCCCCAAAAACAAAGACACTTATCAGATGGATCCCGCCAATGCTCGGGAAGCCATCACCGAAGCCCAGCTCGACGAGCAGGAGGGCGCCGACATCATGATGGTGAAGCCCGGTCTGGCCTATCTCGACATCATCCACCGTCTGCGCGAGGAGTCGGAACTCCCCATCGCTGCCTACAACGTGAGTGGTGAGTATTCGATGGTGAAGGCCGCGGCGGAGCGGGGCTGGATTGATGAAAAGGCCGTTGTGCTGGAGACGTTGCTGAGCTTCAAGCGCGCCGGCGCCGATCTGATCCTCACGTACCACGCCTGCGATGCAGCGGCTTGGTTGAAGGAGGCCTGA
- a CDS encoding tRNA-(ms[2]io[6]A)-hydroxylase — protein MTITVPSNTVPSNTVLSNTDPLNTVPSKTVASIRWLAAPTSWSWVEQANARPMEVLIDHAHCERKAAGAAVQMMFRYLCEPGLGEALSPLAREELEHFEQVLALIKARGRYLEPLPSPGYGADLARQIRKGEPQRMLDSFLVAGLIEARSHERMALLAQHSPDPQLRELYSDLLASEARHFGLYWVLCEQRYPRELIVERLELLARAEAKALEGTLERPEDVRMHSCGVDATQISSQIS, from the coding sequence ATGACCATCACCGTTCCGTCGAACACTGTTCCGTCGAACACTGTTCTGTCGAACACCGATCCGTTGAACACCGTGCCCTCAAAAACGGTGGCGTCGATCCGCTGGTTGGCTGCACCGACCAGTTGGAGCTGGGTGGAGCAGGCCAATGCCCGCCCGATGGAGGTGCTCATCGATCACGCCCACTGCGAACGCAAGGCTGCCGGGGCTGCGGTTCAGATGATGTTCCGCTACCTCTGTGAACCGGGTCTCGGCGAAGCCCTCAGCCCTCTGGCGCGGGAAGAGCTGGAGCACTTCGAGCAGGTTCTGGCGCTGATCAAGGCCCGGGGGCGCTACCTGGAGCCGCTGCCTTCCCCGGGCTACGGCGCTGATCTCGCCCGGCAGATCCGCAAAGGTGAGCCGCAGAGAATGCTTGACTCCTTTCTGGTGGCGGGTCTGATCGAAGCCCGCAGCCATGAGCGCATGGCCCTGCTGGCGCAGCACAGCCCGGATCCACAGTTGCGGGAGCTTTACAGCGACCTCTTGGCCAGTGAAGCTCGCCACTTCGGTTTGTATTGGGTGCTCTGTGAGCAGCGCTATCCGCGGGAGCTGATCGTCGAACGCCTCGAGCTGCTGGCGCGGGCCGAAGCCAAGGCTCTGGAGGGGACGCTGGAACGCCCTGAAGACGTGCGGATGCATTCCTGCGGTGTGGATGCCACACAAATCAGCAGTCAGATCAGCTGA
- a CDS encoding VOC family protein encodes MATADQPKGVDRLGHVAIRVENVDRAVAFYTDLGMRLVWRANDWCYLEAGEGRDGLALLGPDYKAAGPHFAFHFRDREEVDVIHDRLKAQGVHVGAVHDHRDGTASFYLKDPEGNWLEMLYEPPGGIPSNCN; translated from the coding sequence ATGGCAACAGCCGATCAACCCAAGGGAGTGGATCGTCTCGGTCATGTTGCGATCCGTGTTGAGAACGTCGATCGGGCTGTTGCCTTCTACACAGATCTGGGCATGCGTCTGGTCTGGCGTGCCAACGACTGGTGCTATCTGGAAGCCGGTGAAGGTCGTGATGGACTCGCCTTGTTAGGCCCGGATTACAAGGCCGCTGGCCCACATTTCGCTTTCCATTTCCGCGATCGTGAGGAGGTGGATGTGATTCACGACCGTCTCAAAGCGCAGGGTGTGCACGTTGGTGCCGTCCATGACCACCGCGACGGCACCGCGTCTTTCTACCTGAAAGACCCGGAAGGCAACTGGCTCGAAATGCTCTATGAACCCCCCGGTGGCATCCCCTCCAACTGCAACTGA
- a CDS encoding vitamin K epoxide reductase, with protein MASSLLATVLVTAGGAVGGEPVSAAPWSSTIGEPLRDSSPQALELTQHLNAIGARFYGAWTCPACFQQMNLFGKQAGADLTYVECRKPQQLPEQAEACKAAEIRAYPTWVLPDGRRKVGVQSLESLNRWSGLN; from the coding sequence ATGGCTTCATCCCTGCTGGCGACCGTGCTGGTCACAGCTGGCGGAGCTGTAGGCGGAGAACCGGTATCGGCAGCGCCGTGGTCAAGCACGATCGGAGAGCCCCTGCGCGACTCCAGCCCCCAGGCCCTTGAACTGACGCAGCATCTGAACGCCATTGGAGCTCGGTTTTACGGCGCCTGGACCTGCCCGGCCTGTTTCCAACAGATGAACCTTTTCGGCAAACAGGCCGGAGCGGACTTGACCTACGTGGAGTGCCGCAAGCCACAGCAGCTGCCGGAGCAAGCCGAAGCCTGCAAAGCCGCCGAGATCCGGGCCTATCCCACCTGGGTTCTCCCCGATGGACGCCGAAAAGTTGGCGTGCAGTCCCTGGAATCCCTGAACCGCTGGAGTGGCCTGAACTGA
- the aroQ gene encoding type II 3-dehydroquinate dehydratase, protein MHVLLLNGPNLNLLGQREPGIYGHSSLADIEAALTREAEQDSVQLDCFQSNFEGALVDRIHQAMGRCDGILINAGAYTHTSIAIRDALAGVAIPYVELHLSNTHAREEFRHHSFLAERAVGVICGFGAASYSLALNGLLSHLRRNP, encoded by the coding sequence ATGCACGTTCTGCTGCTGAACGGTCCGAATCTGAACCTGTTGGGCCAGCGTGAGCCTGGGATCTATGGCCATTCCTCTCTGGCGGACATCGAAGCGGCGCTGACCCGGGAGGCGGAGCAGGACTCAGTGCAACTGGATTGCTTTCAGAGCAATTTCGAAGGTGCCCTGGTGGACCGGATTCACCAGGCGATGGGCCGGTGCGATGGGATTCTGATCAACGCTGGGGCCTACACCCACACGTCCATCGCCATCCGCGATGCCCTTGCTGGCGTTGCGATCCCCTACGTGGAATTGCATCTCAGCAACACTCACGCCCGTGAAGAATTCCGCCATCACTCGTTTCTGGCTGAGCGCGCTGTCGGTGTGATCTGTGGCTTCGGAGCCGCTAGTTACAGCCTTGCCTTGAACGGATTGCTCAGCCACCTGCGCCGGAACCCATGA